In one window of Solirubrobacterales bacterium DNA:
- a CDS encoding nuclear transport factor 2 family protein, giving the protein MSQTDVQLVRAYFEDLDRALASYSRSPDVPFADTPDGKRLRERLHPEVVWRPPFPTEEEFRGYDGITRALAVWSEAVEDWRITVVDLVDAGGGWALGTLRIHTRGRESGAAVDQTLFTVFEVRDGQIVLIEDHLDRPEALEAAGL; this is encoded by the coding sequence ATGTCGCAGACTGACGTTCAACTGGTGCGGGCCTACTTCGAGGATCTTGATCGCGCTCTCGCCAGTTACTCGCGCAGCCCGGACGTTCCGTTCGCTGACACCCCTGATGGGAAGAGATTGCGTGAGCGACTTCATCCGGAGGTCGTCTGGAGACCGCCCTTTCCGACCGAGGAGGAGTTTCGGGGGTACGACGGGATCACTCGTGCGCTGGCGGTGTGGTCGGAGGCGGTTGAGGACTGGCGAATAACGGTGGTGGACCTCGTTGATGCGGGTGGCGGCTGGGCTCTTGGCACGCTTCGGATTCACACACGCGGCAGGGAAAGCGGCGCGGCGGTGGATCAGACGCTCTTCACCGTCTTCGAAGTCCGCGATGGCCAGATCGTCTTGATCGAAGATCACTTGGACCGACCC